tagaCAATTAGAACaatattttgataattttgaTCAGGACTTTTTGTCTTTAAGACAAAAAATAAGTGATATATTGCAACAAGAAAGTGATTTAAATGATATCGTTCAATTAGTTGGAAAAGATTCTTTATCTGAAGATCAGAAAGTAGTAATGGAAGTtgcaaaaattataagaGAAGATTTTCTTCAGCAAAATGCATTTAGTGATTATGATTACATGTGCCCTTTGCAAAAAACTGTGGgtatgatgaaaataatttgcCATTTTTATGCTCAATGCTTGAGAACTTTACAAGAATACGATTCAAGAGATAGAAAAATTGGATGGGGATCTATATATAATACTTTAAGACCtactataaataaaattactcATATGAAATTTGAATCTCCAAAAAATTCAgatgaatattttaaaaaatattttaaagcattagaagaagaaataacCGTTGGATTAAGAAACTTagttgaaaaataaaaatatatacgaaaaaaatattatgatgcattatattatatttttagtaatgtaaaatttaattttaaattaaattccatttcatttcattttttttttttttattataataataatattttacgCTAATTcgaatttaaataaaaaagttgaaatatatatatttttattccttTATTATGCTTATATATTCTAAAGtatatgtgtatatatatatatatgttcatACAATGATTccttgaaaaaatattattacatgaataatatattttatactttatagttttttttaatatttttaatttttttttttaattttttttatttgttaattataaattatattacaagaatatatatatataatattaacttatcattaaatttaatttcatatatatatatgcaagTTTTAgatttatttccttttaatttttttattaaatttttttttgttagtTTATTAAaggaatataataatatatatatataaaatataatgatttgcctttatctaaatttttttttcatttattgttcctattattatatttaagaatttattattaccttttatttctttttttttttcaattcacattatatttttattttaaagaaaaaagcaaaaaagaaaactaaCAACTAATATAGAATacaaaaaaagtttataatatatagtaataatagtacataaacaaaaaattaattgaaataaaaaaataaacagattgtcaaaagtaaaaaattgaattacTTAAGAAGCAACCCATCATTttaagaaaaaggaaaaaatgaTACTACTACatcttaaataaataataaaagaataaaaagagtattatatataatatttattaattcattaaaatatattaaatattattttatttgttcttataattttatttttatattaatacaaaaaaaaaaaaaaggaaattatctaccataatttttttaaaaagataaagttaataaataacatcaatctttttttgtttattcattttaaataaatagcTACAATTATCtgtattttttaatgcaTCTGATATTTTCGTTTTTGTTTTCTCTCATCaactaaatatatttcttaaattaattattacaaatgataaatttacattttaaaataatatatacacaaaaaatattgataattattaataattattaattttaatataaaaataatttaaatatatgtttagtagtacataaaattaacaaaatataggaataattgtaaataaattataagttAAAATTGTCTTCATCAATTTTaagattttattaaattaaaatataagaaaaaataccTACATATTTTCACATTATATtgaattatttcatttttttattataataaaaaaaaaagaaaaacaattaCCTAAATATAATGTACcaaatttttatgaataaatatttaatttatctttaattcattaaaataaaataattaattttatacaaCACAAGAGTGTAATAATTTgttcttaaatattttaaataagtaTCATggtttatttattcttttaattttctttttaaattttaaataaatgattTCGGAATTTTATGTGCCactttttttacattattttttttaatattattgaatataaattttttatctattattTGAATGTATAATTCAgcttttgaaaaaattatttacttgataaaaaaataataattataaatagatATTTTTATGGGAAGTTGCATTTGGatttttaatgatataaagattgtattttttttttaaaattaatacaaaaaaaaaggaaaaaacttatataaattgatatataatttattatagtGTGTTattatatgttattttttgaGAATAACTATAATGGaaaaaatgcaaaaaatgaaaaaataacattagaggatttgaaaaagaaaatattatgcatgtactaaatttaataatgaacgattctaataatatatatgataatttaaatttaaaaaaaaaataaaaagaaattatctTATTATGAATtgtatatatgaatatatatttagaagaaatgtttagaaatatatacactattattaaatactataatgttatatatatttaatattcttaatattaaaatttctaagaatatgttatttttatgtaaaagaaaaataataataaataatacttTTGTTACATAGATTAAATTGTTCATTGAAgtgtatatttttcttaaaaaaaaaattataaaattttgtgagaaaatgtttttaaattataaccttttattgttattaatattaaaaatcatAATTTGGGATTCAAAAAAGAGtgattcttttattttaaaaaacaaagaTGGGCCTGTAATTAGCTTAGTAGATagtaaaaacaaaaagaataACAATAGAAGAAAGTTAGTAAAAGATACAAATAGCAGGTATGAAGTAAAAGATCAGATTATTACatcaaatgaaaatgaaaattatataaaaaagaagttgaaggaatttgaaaaatatagaattGAAAAATACAGCTCTAaatacacttttttttttccaggACAAGGAGAACAATATATTTCTATGGGTATGAGTTCTTATGATAGTTGTAAACACgcaaaagaaatatatgatTGTGCAAGTAAAGTATTAGGATATAATTTAGTggaagtaataaaaaatggaccaattgaaaaattaaaagattcCGAAATAGCACAACCATCTATATATACAGTATCAATTGCTGCTTacgaaaaattaaaatgtgaaaataaaatagaagctgaaaaattaaacttaTGTATGGGTTATTCATTGGGAGAATATTCAGCCTTAACATGTGCAAATTCATTGCCTTTTGAAGAAGGTGTTTATTTAACAAAAGAAAGAGGAAAAGCGATGCAAAATTCTGCTAAATTGCATGAGATGACAACTATTGCTATTGTAGGTCTAACTTTAGATACTATTTACAAATTAATAGAAGATGttaataaagaaatgaaaGATGACGTTTTTATTGTTAGTTATATGACCGATAAAAAATTTGGTTTGTGTGGTAAACCTGCTAGTATGGAATATCTAAATAAATTagcaaaagaaaaatataaagcaGTTTTTACGAAAAAACTGCAAATATCTGGTGCGTTTCACTCTTCTTACATGTTTCCAGCTAAAGAATCTTTAGAAAAAGTTTTAAAACAAACTAACTTCAAAAAGTTAAGTGTCCCTGTTATATCAAATGTTGATGGCTGTGCTTATGATGAtccatttataataaaagaattattactTTTACAATTAACTAGTCCTATTAAAATAAACTTATGTTTACAGAATATCTTAAAAAATGGATATGAAAGCGGATATGAATTAGGACCTGGAAGTATTAACACAAATCTTTTAAGagatatatcaaaaaaaacaaaaacagtTATACCttacatataataaaaattaaagtttaaaatgatttttaaaaaaaaaaaaaaaaaaatttaaattaaaaagacttaaatataatttaatgtcacaataaataattttttttttttttatcaatttaatggttatataattaaaattttttaatttcatcttttcattacaaaaaaaaaatttttttttcattgtcatatttatatatatcctTATATGCACTTTAATTTAAATGTAATGCatttctaaatatttttaatcacttttttttttcacattTCTAAATTTATTCTTAGACACTTTTTAAgtacattaaaaaattgattattagttaaaatattagcttataaaatatttatattaagaTTCTAATTGCAACtctaaattttatatatttaggcatacataaaaaatcactttaaatacaaataaaagaaaaatctcgaaaaatatagatatttaaatttctttttatatatataaacttatttttaatttattttttattttttttttttttttatgtattttatgattaaaaaagaaaaaatattaaagatattttattcgtaaaacaaaaaaaaattttgaattttgCTTAATCAtgttaacaaaaaaaatgtatataactaaaaaatattaaatcaggtttttatctatatatatatgtgcaaaaaaaattgacattgacatatatataattaaaaacattaacattaaaaaaattaaaaaatggggtataaaaaaataatgaaaaattattaataaatatgttttttatatattcatatatattaaaaatatatttatatatgtatatatatttgttcttaaattttttgtttttcacaaggatcatttttatttttttcttataaataCATGATCaagtttatttaaaaaaatatcagaATAATTATAGTTatcatactttttttttattttattttttaagtaattATTATCTAAATTATGAAATAGGAGCatattaatatcatttttatcagcattatcaattaatttttttttaataatatttttgcaaaaaaaattattactatctttatatttaattttagttAATCTACTATTATACAAGTctacattattattattatgaataAAAGTATTGTATTTACTTCTGTTACTAATATTACATTTATTGAAAAGCATTTCCATGTTGTTATCAATAAAAGGATTCGTAGAAAAAATAgggttattttttaaatttatttgtagtttacagtttttttttttctcatttaatattttttcaaattttaaattattcattattcttaataaaatatcttttttgttaataaCATCATTATTATCTACCGATTTTACATAACTATATTTATCTGAATTCTTCATGATAGAtctgtttttattaaaatcttCAAAATGATTATTTACGTCTTTAAAGccaataaaattttcatatttatttaatatatctgAAAAATAGTAAGGTAAATTATAATCttgatttatatttaaatgatcttccgtatatatttcattattatctaAATCATAATTATCCCTAATAATTTCgacatcattttttttaaaagtctTTTCATTATTGGTAAActcataattattaattggaaaattatcatatatatcatatatattatttttattatgttttttagTAATTTCATCTTCATTAAACTTCTTAtcatgtaatttttttacataataattggaattttttaaatttttagaatatgaatttctttcttcttttatattacatAAGGTAGAAATAGTTCCTGAATTACCtttttcatttgattttaatttttttttttctaaaataaaattatgtgtgtcataaatataatcatttttataatttaaagaatattttcttaaattttgaaggtttttcaaatttaaagcttcttttattttttctttttgatcTATTTGTGTAATAtaatcattatatatatcatttggcttcttaatatttaaattatttaatttttttaagttaaatatatcataataatgatcataaaaaaatagattatcatttattctttttttttttatccatTTTTTAACGTTATACTGTATAAAAATGACATACTTTAAGAATTGatcataatttatattataatcatAAATAACTTTTGaactattatttaaaatattgaaaGTTAATTTAGTAgtttcctcttttttttttttgtttattctgcttttattttcattattttgtgatataaaattatttaataatttctttttgttaTCAATATTTAGCaagtaatttatttttgtgtTTTTTAGTGGCATGTCTATTATCAACTTCTTAATAACTTGTTCTTCGGGGATTATATACATTTgcttatctttttctttttttgactCATTTAATGTGCATTTTTTCTTTGCATtgtttgtaaaaataaaagatttacTTGAATCATAACAGTTCATATACTTACTATTTTGTATAGGAgagtttttttctttgtttttttttaaatctacACACCTAAAATCACTTAAATCTGTTTTAACATTATTGatgtaatttaatttatcgtTATTTGATaagtttattattttatttaagtatgaagtaattttttttttttttatattcaaaagACACTCTTGAGCTTGATTTATACTACTCATAGCAATTTCAAtgtatttttgtttttcttcaATTTCTTTAGTCTTAAATtcttcattaatattatttgacgaatttatttttttgttcatatcacttttattaatattatttgaattattaatattttttgttttctctCTCTCCTCTAATGTATCTGATGCATTATGATtataatcattattattataatcgTTATTATTATAGTCATTATTATAATCGTTATTATTGTAATAATTATTactattgttattattattattttcattaatattactATTTTCATGAATATTATCATTgctaatattattttctcttaTATTACTTATTATATGATTTATTGTACTAGGATGCAATTCATTTTGaataatatcattattttctttcaaaaatatattttcttcctTATTATCCTTTACTTTATTAGAAGTATAACATAATTTATCTTCAGATAAATCATTAATTAATAGTTTTtccttataatttttttcttttaattttatcatttcttcttttatttttttaatttctttctttaatcgttttacttcattttttttttttgtatttttataactttttgCATTAATTTTCCagtaattttcattttgttcCTTATCATACATatcattttcaatttttaatttgcTATAGtgcatattatttatattgtcATGAtgtgttatattttttttatttttattgttatttttattttcttgattttttttatctatatggTCTATTAGATTTTCACAAATAATATTCTTTAGTATTgattcttcattattttcatttttattgatTTGTTTCATGTCATATTGATTTTTATACTCTTTCTTATCTACATTTTTTAAGTGacattcattttcattttctttatttatatgttccttttttattatatcctCAGAAttgctaatttttttatctatatcttttaatttatctagAATTTGTACTTCATTTGTTTTGCttatattatcataaaaCTTATTTTCTAGTTTATCACTTAATTGATTATATAAACGATCACTTTGAGCGTTCagtaaaacatttttttcaatGTATTCAATAACTTCAtacaatttataaaatttttttttatcatgtAATCTTATTAAAGTATTATCTTCAAAATACTCACTTATTATCCAATTTAAAATTGTATTACTATTAAATGGTCCCtgttcattattattatcatctaGGTATATCCAATATAATGTTCTTCTTGAATTTAGTAATTCGttaaaatcattatttatacatttgTTTTGTGATATACAATCAATAGTTTCGtctttttgtttattttctACAAATTCCTTTGATTTTATTGGAATATCACATggtatatctttttttaaaaattcttctggataaattttattcagtaaattattatatattattccatttttaaaatatagttttatttttccttttattttatcattctcaaaaataatagaattaGTATTATCAAAAAACTTTTCATCTTTAACGTTTAATTCCATTCTATGCAAGTATTCTATTTTCtcattctttaaattttttcttaacaagtataaaattaatctctcctaaaaaaaaaaaaaaattaaattaaaaaaattaaaaaataatggaaTAACGTATTaaagtataataaaaaatcttatttaaaaaaaaaaaaataatttctccttttttttttttttttttttatctataaaGATAACATAcattattttctaataaGTTAAAAACATGAGAAATATTCATTTCATAAGACATCATACATAGTTCATGATGgctatttttaaaacatatgTACCATGGCGTTTCAAAAAActgaaaatttttcttttcattattttcatgtAAACTATCTTCtacttttaaatttaagGAATAAACTATGTTTTCTTCATGTTcctctttattattatacacGTAACATTTTTCGTTTAGAAATTCTATTTCAATactatgaatatataaattgatatccattttttacttaattttataaaagcatttttattttattacatattAAATATCAtcaatttttatcatattcttctaaaaaaaaaaaatattatttttttttaaaataaaaagaataaaaaaaatgttatataaaAAGCAAATAGCAAATTTTTGActgcattttttttatttgtatttgtGAACtaggaaaagaaaatatgaaaataatacaattttatctttccatatctttaaaataaatagataacttaaaaatattttactatatttattatttcatttatatttttttttaatgttactATTTCATTaatgcataaaaaaaaaaaaaaaaatttaagtattatttaatttttacattattttttaatttgaaaaaatcTGCTTTTTGCTACGGAATAAtagataattatttaaaattttttttattcttttattaaagtttaaatatttacaaacttttatataaattaattttataaatataaacatttttttttattaatataattctttattttgtatattaaTGGAGACAAATATTTCCCATATTTAaacttctttatttaataaaaaataatcaaaaattaaatgaatttttttaattttatgtttatttttaatgattaaaattataatgtattatttaaatgatatttatttaattaaaaatgttacaattattttataattcatataaaaaatgtaagattttcaaaaaaattcattttacatatttaatgaagaaaaaaattagctACAcacaatataaaataaaaaataccgattcaaattattatctttatgaattatataaatcagTTGAAAATTGTAAAACAggaaatttattatttaaattaactCATAAAGCATTAAACTATCAAATACATGATTTACATATTTGGAGATTAATagaacaaaaattttatgaattacAAAAAGAGCTAACACCTAAAGAAATATCTTcgattattaattattttaaacagattaaaattaatgatagcaaaatatatgaaaatagtaTTGATATAATACTTTCATCTATCGATAAATATTCTATTCATGATTTATCATTAATATGTTTAtcttttacttattttaataaaatcaaTATAAATTTCATGAATAAATTAGCTAATGCAATAATCAAATTATATGAGCGtgacaaaaataatatacaaaatctaagtaaaaaagaattatataacatttttatttcatatgtTCATATAATTGGATCATAcagtaaaataaaacataaaaatattgaattatttaaaatagcttctttatatattcattatgCTTTAAATTCTGATATAAATATTCCagcaaaaattattttaaaaataataaattcttATACCAAGTAAGTCTAGACTAAGAATATTTGAAATTtacatttcaaaaaaaaaaaaaaatgaaataaaataaaataaaataaacaaataatttttaaacgcaaaaagaaataaaagaaaaagaaaaatatatatatatatattacatagTACACTataataaacaaatataagtttttttttatgtaaaaatcaatttttctattttatttttagtgtaaaaattaaacacAGTAAAATATTTGACCTAATAGCAAAGCAAATTCCAATTCTTAAAATCACAGATGAAGAATTAACAGtcagaaatatttattataaaatgatTATTTAACAATAAtcttaatgataaaaaaattaaaaaaatttcatttatttattttttctttatagaTTATAAAAGATAGTTTTaaacaattaaaatattctaaTGAAACCCTCGATAAATATATCCAGTATAGATTGTCTTAAAAATACGTATTTGTATACCcagttttctttttttattttttcctttttttaaaatattgtaatatatatatagtttctGTGTATTttgcctttttttttttttttttttacaaaattttaattcttttcattaaaaattgtACAATATCACCTAAATAGGCTGCATTATGattatatgtattaaaaaaattactttctagataaattaaattgttttttaaatcaaCTCGCTCTTCTCCTAATAtttcaattaattttttcttttcttttggtgataaagataaatcatttatattagaaCTAAAAAagcatatattattttcctcATTATCTACTATAGATGAACCATGCCAAATTACTGAGTACTGAAATGTATGAGGAAAATTAAATCGGTCATGATTTAATGTTCTAGGTAAAGTAGATTCGTGTTGCAACTTCGTCAAAGGAGTTATAAAAGTACTAGGATTATTTTGCTTTACATTTTCCTTATCATGAGTaagatttaataattttttaatcctatatttatttctaaatttaaaatGTCTTCTCGTTCTTTCTTTTCCTACACATACTTTCATTATTtcattctttatatttttactaataACTGTTGGAGTTTCACACACAGTTGTTCTATCTTCTAATCTTATAACaggaatttttaatttagtatttttttgttcttcatttaaatttattctttctcttttttttctattttttttccatCTAACTTGATTAAATATGTAATATGGTTTTTTTGTATCTAAATCCTTATATTTATCATTACTAATAAgaatattatgaaaatactTATTCCAATTAAAAAGGAGCGTTTTAGGTTTTAAAATTTCCCATTTCTTTATACTATTCATTATTACTTGtagtttctttttttttttttttaacttgtattatatttcatttataacttATTTGCTTTTTATATAGCAacacataatttttatacatttgTATATTGCATTCTgggaaatattaaatttaaaacaaaaagggaaaaatatgaaatagcCTAAACTTGAATAAATTTTAACAATACAATggattatatttttattttatcataaggatattttattataataaatatatatatattatgctcatgtttataaataattaaatatatataaaaatataagaataaatatatacataaaaaaaaaaaaaaaatacaataaaaaaatatgtatataaaaaaagaagaaaaaaaaaaagttataatttgttatatcttttttttgagtgtattatttttttttgaaatttatcataaatatatgtaatttatAAAGCTCCAAAATTATGATATTAAAATGAGtagaataaattttaaattatttaaaaattttattctttgGTATATTTGTTAAATTTTGTAGAATAATGTAAATATGTCATTTGTAAAATTATACGAAAGTAAATCTTTTATaacataatttaatatattaaaatgaaatgaaaaaattgcatttttttaattatcttgaaaaggaaataatttgaactaaaaaaaaaatatgatttatttatgtactaaattattatataaaggaaaatatataCCTGTTGGTAGAAGAATATTTAGAGAAACATTAATAAAAGGAAGAAAACAGAAATCTCCCATAATTTTACTGCCTCCTTATATATCTATACACGAACTTCGATTAATGCtgaatataaattatgaaaCATGCTTTAAAGCTGCTAATGTATACAAAAATGGAAATAAGTACACATGGAAAGATTCAGATGATAGAATATTTCAAACAGTTAACAAAAGAAATGTTATTATACCATACAGTGTTGCTGCAT
The sequence above is drawn from the Plasmodium relictum strain SGS1 genome assembly, chromosome: 14 genome and encodes:
- the MCAT gene encoding malonyl CoA-acyl carrier protein transacylase precursor, putative; protein product: MFLNYNLLLLLILKIIIWDSKKSDSFILKNKDGPVISLVDSKNKKNNNRRKLVKDTNSRYEVKDQIITSNENENYIKKKLKEFEKYRIEKYSSKYTFFFPGQGEQYISMGMSSYDSCKHAKEIYDCASKVLGYNLVEVIKNGPIEKLKDSEIAQPSIYTVSIAAYEKLKCENKIEAEKLNLCMGYSLGEYSALTCANSLPFEEGVYLTKERGKAMQNSAKLHEMTTIAIVGLTLDTIYKLIEDVNKEMKDDVFIVSYMTDKKFGLCGKPASMEYLNKLAKEKYKAVFTKKLQISGAFHSSYMFPAKESLEKVLKQTNFKKLSVPVISNVDGCAYDDPFIIKELLLLQLTSPIKINLCLQNILKNGYESGYELGPGSINTNLLRDISKKTKTVIPYI
- a CDS encoding mitochondrial ribosomal protein S35 precursor, putative, whose translation is MNSIKKWEILKPKTLLFNWNKYFHNILISNDKYKDLDTKKPYYIFNQVRWKKNRKKRERINLNEEQKNTKLKIPVIRLEDRTTVCETPTVISKNIKNEIMKVCVGKERTRRHFKFRNKYRIKKLLNLTHDKENVKQNNPSTFITPLTKLQHESTLPRTLNHDRFNFPHTFQYSVIWHGSSIVDNEENNICFFSSNINDLSLSPKEKKKLIEILGEERVDLKNNLIYLESNFFNTYNHNAAYLGDIVQFLMKRIKIL